In Desulfonatronum thioautotrophicum, a genomic segment contains:
- a CDS encoding serine/threonine protein kinase, protein MDKVIWEKVQRILPSLSLRDQGQVYVDTSEFMNISYGDVIALNGRHFVVIRDEAERRFGMEDPKFWVKRCRDLETEELYILKLVFHEHFDQHIGSMTIRCFRSPEKESRILELVKNDVRFMQGVTLNDTANNPVRILEMIRGRSLDSVIEDIDVDHASYFQEYFPGILKKYIGACEAVLFLHDHGERHGDIRRDHIWIEHSTGRYRWIDFDYAYESTENPFGLDLFGLGNILLFITGQGVHTTHDLAALSQGLDDNLTPEDFSLLFPNRLVNLRKRFPYIPISLNRVLLRFSAGTDVFYESVEELLDDLKPCLKELGAA, encoded by the coding sequence GTGGACAAGGTTATTTGGGAAAAAGTGCAGCGCATTCTGCCATCCCTGTCGCTTCGAGACCAGGGTCAGGTGTATGTGGACACCTCCGAGTTCATGAACATCTCCTACGGGGATGTCATCGCCTTGAACGGACGACACTTTGTAGTCATCCGGGACGAAGCAGAGCGGCGTTTCGGCATGGAAGATCCGAAATTCTGGGTCAAACGCTGCCGGGATCTGGAAACGGAAGAGCTTTACATTTTGAAGCTGGTTTTTCATGAACACTTTGACCAGCATATCGGCTCCATGACCATCCGCTGCTTTCGCAGTCCAGAGAAGGAATCCCGGATCCTCGAACTCGTCAAAAACGATGTCCGCTTCATGCAGGGTGTGACGCTGAATGACACCGCGAACAACCCTGTGCGTATCCTGGAGATGATCCGGGGGCGCAGTTTGGACAGTGTTATCGAAGATATCGATGTTGATCACGCCAGCTATTTCCAAGAGTATTTTCCCGGCATCCTGAAAAAATACATCGGGGCATGCGAGGCCGTGCTTTTTTTGCATGATCACGGCGAACGCCATGGGGACATTCGCCGGGACCACATCTGGATCGAACACTCCACCGGAAGATATCGATGGATTGATTTCGACTACGCCTATGAATCCACGGAAAACCCCTTCGGACTCGACCTGTTCGGCCTTGGGAACATCCTGCTGTTCATCACCGGCCAAGGCGTGCACACCACCCATGACCTGGCGGCCCTGAGTCAAGGCCTTGACGACAATCTGACTCCCGAGGACTTTTCCCTGCTTTTCCCAAACCGCCTGGTCAATCTGCGAAAACGGTTTCCCTATATTCCGATTTCCCTGAACAGGGTCCTGCTGCGCTTTTCCGCGGGTACGGACGTCTTTTATGAAAGCGTGGAAGAGCTGCTTGACGACCTCAAGCCGTGCTTGAAGGAGTTGGGAGCAGCATAA
- a CDS encoding universal stress protein, translated as MNFKKLLVAVDASENSARAVAYVGEMVGNTRGFHVTLLYVERFPERDTFPNEDSWRAACQKEEKTIRDFLEDSRRQLVNSGIAPEHVTVEYASASSLGARRSEGYSVARHVLQFHQEGGFGTVVVGRRGVSKAEEFLFGSVTTKIVHSAKDCTIWVVQ; from the coding sequence ATGAATTTCAAAAAACTTCTGGTGGCCGTGGATGCTTCGGAAAATTCCGCCAGGGCTGTTGCGTACGTCGGAGAGATGGTCGGTAATACCCGGGGCTTTCATGTTACGCTGTTGTATGTTGAACGCTTTCCGGAACGGGACACTTTTCCCAACGAGGACTCATGGCGAGCGGCGTGTCAAAAAGAGGAGAAGACCATCCGGGACTTCCTGGAAGATTCAAGGCGACAACTCGTGAACAGCGGGATTGCTCCGGAACATGTCACCGTTGAATATGCATCGGCCTCCTCTCTGGGAGCGCGGCGTAGCGAGGGCTACTCCGTGGCTCGTCACGTTCTGCAGTTCCACCAGGAGGGTGGATTTGGAACCGTGGTCGTCGGGCGCAGGGGCGTATCCAAAGCCGAGGAGTTCCTCTTCGGCAGCGTGACCACAAAAATCGTCCACAGCGCCAAGGATTGCACGATCTGGGTCGTCCAATAG
- a CDS encoding c-type heme family protein produces MPSPAQPSHNLPQNPAAMDRKTKLAPAPYLDLQTKFMIGTAMILLVCCLTGAIIIYFYEKRQLENEAYAKSELVMAAVDASRAYVREELRPIMFELLGDDHFVREAMSTSYVGRAVMDRFSPSLPDLEYRRTSINARNPKYEANPTELNMIEYFRQNPHSSEWLGIVDAEGQPEFRRFKPVIFEAECLQCHGDPAYAPRELRIMYGDQGGFGRTAGELAGVISVGMPVDAALRQVRGRAVTIFVVAFAASLCIFLALGLLFNRMVVSSLRGLLHSFQDVTGQHQPGPERDELGLLGVSFNTMLSELHSSRQQLQQWNLALETEVNRVRLELEKTQEKLIYNEKMAALGRMTANITHAIRNPLTAAGGFARRLTDVAHGDRERQYASIILAELHRLEKILKEVLILSQDKPLSRTDQALAVVVQTALERHQPRFNDQGVRMQADFSKDLPDISLDTEQLDIVLDNLLENALDAMLQGGRLTIATEVQEREGRKWAALCITDNGPGIPDAVMEVLFEPFTTSKDLGTGLGLPICKKIIEDHGGKLLVSSPPDQGTTIHIFLPLNQEDGL; encoded by the coding sequence ATGCCCTCTCCCGCGCAACCATCCCATAACCTGCCCCAGAACCCAGCGGCCATGGATCGCAAAACCAAACTTGCGCCGGCTCCTTACCTGGACCTGCAAACCAAATTTATGATCGGCACGGCCATGATTCTTCTGGTCTGCTGTTTGACTGGAGCCATTATCATCTATTTTTACGAAAAACGTCAGCTCGAGAACGAGGCCTATGCCAAGTCGGAGCTGGTCATGGCCGCGGTGGACGCCAGTCGAGCATACGTCAGGGAGGAATTGCGGCCGATCATGTTCGAGTTGCTCGGAGACGACCACTTCGTGCGCGAGGCCATGTCCACTTCATATGTCGGGCGGGCTGTGATGGACCGCTTTTCACCTTCACTGCCCGACCTGGAATACCGAAGGACTTCGATCAACGCCCGCAACCCAAAGTACGAGGCAAATCCTACTGAGTTGAACATGATCGAATACTTTCGCCAAAATCCCCACTCCAGTGAATGGCTCGGAATCGTGGACGCGGAAGGCCAGCCTGAATTCCGACGCTTCAAGCCGGTGATCTTCGAGGCGGAATGTCTGCAGTGCCACGGTGATCCAGCCTACGCCCCACGGGAACTGCGCATCATGTACGGCGATCAGGGTGGATTTGGCCGCACTGCCGGAGAACTGGCCGGGGTGATCTCGGTGGGCATGCCCGTGGACGCCGCCCTGAGACAAGTCAGGGGGAGAGCCGTGACCATCTTTGTGGTGGCGTTCGCCGCCTCCCTCTGCATTTTTCTGGCACTCGGCCTGCTGTTCAACCGGATGGTGGTCTCCAGCCTGCGCGGCCTGCTGCATTCCTTTCAGGACGTGACCGGACAGCATCAACCAGGACCGGAGCGTGACGAATTGGGACTACTGGGCGTCAGCTTCAACACCATGCTGAGTGAGCTGCACTCTTCCAGACAGCAGTTGCAGCAGTGGAATTTGGCCCTGGAAACAGAGGTCAACCGGGTTCGACTGGAACTGGAAAAGACACAGGAAAAACTCATCTACAACGAAAAGATGGCTGCCCTGGGCCGGATGACCGCCAACATCACCCATGCCATCCGCAACCCCCTGACGGCAGCCGGCGGCTTTGCCCGTCGGTTAACCGATGTTGCCCATGGGGACCGAGAGCGCCAGTATGCGTCGATCATTCTTGCTGAACTGCACCGTCTGGAAAAAATACTGAAAGAGGTGCTCATCCTCTCCCAGGACAAACCGCTTTCTCGAACGGATCAGGCCCTGGCTGTGGTGGTCCAAACCGCTCTGGAGCGGCACCAACCCCGATTCAATGATCAAGGCGTGCGGATGCAAGCGGATTTTTCAAAAGACCTGCCCGACATTTCCCTGGATACGGAACAGCTGGACATCGTCCTGGATAATCTCCTGGAAAACGCCCTGGACGCCATGCTCCAGGGGGGCCGCTTGACCATAGCGACGGAGGTCCAGGAGCGGGAAGGAAGGAAATGGGCGGCGCTGTGCATCACGGACAACGGACCAGGCATTCCCGATGCCGTCATGGAGGTGCTTTTCGAGCCGTTCACCACCAGCAAGGATCTTGGCACGGGCCTTGGACTGCCCATCTGTAAAAAAATCATTGAGGACCACGGAGGAAAGCTTCTGGTATCAAGTCCGCCGGATCAAGGCACCACCATCCACATTTTCCTCCCTCTGAACCAGGAAGACGGGTTGTGA
- a CDS encoding methyl-accepting chemotaxis protein produces the protein MINIRSLNTQLILVVALSVSLAVGALVFYVNKSTYDMALALQTRTMHNVSDSTSQVLENYIHNLASLTASLAAQNAFESALQSDYFRQDAARIITNFMSGYPDIWAVSLFDADGEVVVGYTADDQDLTGMSLRDEPFLQQVFTQGEVVMERRVRRVHNAAVPTLNAAAVVRDLTGDVAGGVSVAMRWENFTGQFIDSISVGRSGFAAILDHAGHVVAHGRDPGRILSMSTEDGLGRAMHVEEGLLSFLQDGQAMFMAITTMPLNNWRVLTVLEAAEMRTVPGQQRNILIVCGTIMVLLLTTLIIVFLKRYVMNPLASIESFADRITHGDLGARLDGRFRFELAELADNLSVMVQELKNKLGFSEGVLQSISANFPFLVLDNHFRIIHTNHLLLEILDKDGTPEKYLQQDAGLFFHGESGRQTRSTQALQEKRRVEGEMEVLVKGRKKILSVNANPIYDWDGNLTGVLTLYYDLTTIREQEAEIKAKNAQIQGVAAQVQEISQQVSSAVDRIALQVAQASRGAGQQEQRSAETATAMEEMNASVQEIAANADHAARGSEGTKARAEEGHGLVLQVVESITKVQDQARSVQENMDILGDRARDIGRVITVIEDIADQTNLLALNAAIEAARAGDAGRGFAVVADEVRKLAEKTMSATQEVSASIASIQDGANRSIDAVQLAANHVAASVDLATRSNTSLREITGLAEGSASQVAAMAAASKEQSTACEEISRAVSEISKVSTQTAQGMAQTEQELAGLVEQVRRLRDLIQEMQVAE, from the coding sequence ATGATAAACATCCGGAGCCTGAACACGCAACTGATCCTGGTAGTGGCCCTTTCCGTCTCTCTGGCCGTCGGGGCATTGGTCTTCTATGTCAACAAGTCCACGTATGACATGGCCTTGGCCCTGCAGACCAGGACAATGCACAATGTTTCCGATTCGACATCCCAGGTGCTGGAGAACTACATCCATAACCTCGCCTCGTTGACAGCCTCTCTCGCCGCCCAGAATGCCTTTGAAAGTGCCTTGCAGTCCGACTATTTTCGTCAGGATGCCGCCAGGATCATCACGAATTTCATGAGCGGCTATCCGGACATTTGGGCCGTTTCGTTGTTTGATGCCGACGGGGAGGTTGTTGTCGGGTATACTGCGGATGATCAGGATTTGACCGGAATGTCCCTGCGAGATGAACCGTTTTTGCAACAGGTGTTCACCCAGGGAGAGGTGGTCATGGAGAGGCGGGTTCGTCGAGTCCATAACGCCGCCGTGCCGACCCTGAACGCCGCAGCGGTGGTTCGGGATCTGACCGGTGACGTGGCCGGAGGCGTGTCCGTGGCAATGCGCTGGGAGAACTTTACCGGCCAGTTCATTGATTCAATTTCCGTTGGAAGGAGCGGGTTTGCGGCGATTCTGGACCATGCCGGCCACGTGGTTGCCCATGGCCGGGATCCTGGTCGGATACTCAGCATGTCGACGGAAGACGGCTTGGGTCGAGCCATGCATGTTGAAGAAGGGCTGCTTTCCTTTCTTCAGGATGGTCAGGCCATGTTCATGGCCATCACGACGATGCCGCTGAACAATTGGAGAGTTTTGACGGTCCTTGAGGCCGCGGAAATGCGTACCGTTCCCGGCCAGCAGCGCAATATCCTGATTGTTTGCGGGACTATCATGGTCTTACTGCTGACTACCCTGATCATCGTGTTCCTGAAGCGGTACGTGATGAATCCCCTGGCCTCCATTGAATCCTTTGCTGATCGTATCACTCACGGTGACCTGGGTGCCCGTCTGGATGGACGATTTCGTTTTGAACTGGCAGAATTGGCTGACAACCTGAGTGTCATGGTTCAGGAGTTGAAGAACAAGCTCGGTTTTTCCGAGGGGGTGCTGCAAAGCATTTCCGCCAATTTTCCATTTCTTGTTTTGGACAACCATTTCCGAATTATCCATACTAACCACTTGTTGCTGGAAATCCTGGACAAGGACGGCACACCCGAAAAATATCTCCAGCAAGATGCCGGATTGTTTTTTCATGGGGAATCCGGCCGCCAAACCAGATCAACGCAGGCCCTTCAAGAGAAGCGTCGTGTGGAAGGGGAAATGGAGGTACTAGTCAAGGGGCGAAAAAAGATTTTGAGTGTCAACGCCAACCCGATTTACGATTGGGACGGTAATCTCACCGGAGTGTTGACCCTGTATTACGATTTGACCACCATCCGGGAGCAGGAGGCGGAAATCAAGGCTAAAAACGCCCAAATCCAGGGTGTCGCAGCCCAGGTGCAGGAAATTTCGCAACAGGTTTCCAGTGCCGTGGACCGTATCGCCTTGCAGGTGGCCCAGGCCAGCCGTGGTGCCGGACAGCAGGAACAGCGCTCCGCCGAGACGGCCACGGCCATGGAGGAGATGAATGCCTCGGTCCAGGAAATCGCCGCCAATGCCGATCACGCCGCTCGCGGCTCGGAAGGGACCAAGGCTCGGGCCGAGGAAGGGCATGGCCTAGTTCTGCAGGTGGTGGAATCCATCACCAAGGTTCAAGATCAGGCCCGAAGCGTTCAGGAGAACATGGATATTCTGGGTGATCGGGCCCGGGATATCGGGCGGGTGATCACGGTGATCGAGGATATTGCCGACCAGACCAACTTGCTGGCGCTGAATGCGGCCATTGAAGCGGCTCGGGCCGGGGACGCCGGACGCGGATTCGCCGTTGTTGCCGACGAAGTGCGCAAGCTGGCGGAAAAAACCATGTCCGCCACCCAGGAGGTATCCGCGTCCATTGCTTCGATTCAGGACGGCGCCAACCGGAGTATTGACGCAGTGCAGCTGGCCGCCAACCATGTAGCGGCTTCCGTTGACCTGGCCACCCGGTCCAATACTTCGCTCCGGGAAATTACCGGCCTTGCCGAAGGAAGTGCGTCCCAAGTCGCGGCCATGGCCGCTGCCAGCAAGGAGCAGTCCACGGCCTGCGAGGAGATCAGTCGGGCTGTTTCCGAGATCAGCAAGGTCTCAACGCAGACGGCCCAGGGCATGGCTCAGACCGAACAGGAGCTTGCCGGACTCGTGGAACAGGTCCGTCGACTGCGGGACTTGATCCAGGAAATGCAGGTTGCTGAGTGA
- a CDS encoding EAL domain-containing protein: MPRNETKISAAEAPEFTVSVLNEMPLDFSCRDQGRPDRSTPRACSLMRSAPYVEPTLPLLNVYETFRNHPEVMVLPVVQNGKPIGLINRNKLHELFSQPFTRELHGRKPISLYMVANPVIVDENVSIDDLARIIIDAGMQHMYDGFILTKDGKYFGIGNGHDLLGAITERKQAHLFFLAHYDALTDLPNRLLFKDRLSQACRRAERNDHSVALMFLDLDRFKLINDTLGHSVGDRLLKSVAARLLESVRKKDTVSRLGGDEFTIILDDVRSPQDASVVARKILECMSRPFMLEGREVVVTTSIGVALYPQDAADPEELQKNSDAAMYHAKENGKNNFQFFKPEMNTQVNARLSLESHLRKALDNEQLQLHYQPQVELSTGRVVGVEALLRWQHPEMGFVSPLTFIPLAEELGLMSSIGEFVLREACRQNKQWQDELGVYVCMAVNLAGWQLEQPDFPDVVRRILAESGLPPRCLELELTENVLMQNIKQAQSALHVLGEMGVLVAIDDFGTGYSSLSYLLNLPIDTLKIDKCFIQSIGYQEDGATIATAVIALARSLKLSVVAEGVETAEQREFLSEHGCDFIQGYHFCRPLPPDKLVPILREHASLPTQRQLSCSP; this comes from the coding sequence ATGCCTCGCAACGAAACCAAGATATCTGCTGCCGAAGCGCCTGAATTTACCGTGTCGGTTTTGAACGAGATGCCCCTGGACTTTTCGTGCCGCGATCAGGGTCGACCCGACAGGTCCACCCCCAGGGCTTGTTCCTTGATGCGCTCGGCCCCGTACGTCGAGCCGACATTACCCCTGCTGAACGTCTATGAAACATTCCGAAATCATCCCGAGGTGATGGTCCTGCCAGTGGTCCAGAACGGCAAGCCCATCGGGCTGATCAACCGGAACAAGCTGCATGAACTGTTCAGCCAGCCCTTCACCCGGGAACTGCACGGCCGCAAACCGATCAGCCTGTACATGGTCGCAAATCCTGTGATCGTGGACGAGAACGTATCTATTGACGATCTGGCCCGGATCATCATCGATGCCGGGATGCAGCACATGTACGACGGCTTTATCCTGACAAAGGACGGCAAGTACTTCGGCATTGGCAACGGCCATGATCTGCTGGGAGCAATCACCGAGCGCAAACAGGCCCATCTCTTTTTTCTGGCCCATTACGACGCCCTGACCGATCTGCCGAACCGACTGCTGTTCAAGGATCGACTGAGCCAAGCCTGCCGCCGCGCGGAACGCAACGACCATTCCGTGGCCTTGATGTTTCTGGATCTGGACCGTTTCAAGCTGATCAACGACACACTGGGTCACTCCGTAGGCGATCGACTGCTGAAGAGCGTGGCCGCCCGTCTTCTGGAATCCGTGCGCAAGAAGGATACTGTCTCCCGTTTGGGAGGCGACGAATTCACCATTATTTTGGACGATGTGCGTTCACCCCAGGATGCCTCGGTGGTGGCCAGGAAAATTCTGGAGTGCATGTCCCGTCCCTTTATGCTGGAGGGTCGGGAGGTGGTGGTGACCACGAGCATTGGTGTGGCCTTGTACCCGCAGGACGCGGCAGATCCGGAAGAACTGCAGAAAAATTCCGATGCGGCCATGTACCATGCCAAGGAAAACGGCAAAAACAATTTCCAGTTTTTCAAGCCGGAAATGAACACCCAGGTCAATGCCCGCCTGAGCCTGGAAAGCCACCTGCGCAAGGCCCTGGATAACGAACAGTTGCAGCTCCACTATCAGCCACAGGTGGAACTGAGTACCGGCAGGGTCGTCGGCGTGGAGGCACTGTTGCGTTGGCAGCACCCGGAGATGGGGTTTGTTTCGCCGTTGACCTTTATCCCCCTGGCCGAGGAATTGGGCTTGATGTCCTCCATCGGGGAGTTTGTGCTTCGGGAAGCCTGCCGTCAGAACAAGCAGTGGCAGGATGAACTGGGCGTGTACGTATGCATGGCGGTGAATCTGGCCGGATGGCAATTGGAGCAGCCGGACTTTCCGGATGTTGTGCGGCGCATCCTGGCTGAAAGCGGCCTACCCCCACGCTGTCTGGAACTGGAACTGACCGAAAACGTGCTGATGCAGAACATCAAACAGGCGCAGTCCGCACTACACGTTCTGGGAGAGATGGGCGTGCTGGTGGCCATCGACGATTTCGGCACGGGATATTCCTCCTTGAGCTACCTGCTCAACCTGCCCATCGACACCCTGAAGATCGACAAATGTTTCATCCAGAGCATCGGCTACCAGGAGGACGGGGCCACCATTGCCACCGCGGTCATTGCCCTGGCCCGCAGTCTCAAGCTCAGCGTTGTGGCCGAGGGTGTGGAAACCGCTGAGCAACGGGAATTTCTCAGTGAACACGGCTGTGATTTCATCCAGGGCTATCACTTCTGCCGCCCGCTCCCACCGGACAAACTCGTCCCCATCCTCCGCGAACACGCCTCACTGCCCACCCAGCGTCAGTTAAGCTGCTCTCCGTAG
- the pstB gene encoding phosphate ABC transporter ATP-binding protein PstB — MDFSKETFSLEVEDLQLYYGKDQALKDISMKIPNRRVTAFIGPSGCGKSTLLRCFNRMNDLIDICRVEGSIRLDGRNIYERTVDVAELRRRVGMVFQKPNPFPKSIYENVAYGLRLQGVNDKKKLNDVVEYALRGAALWDEVKDRLQENAFGLSGGQQQRLVIARAVAIEPEVILLDEPCSALDPISTAKVEELIFKLKEQYTIVIVTHNMQQAARVSDYTAYMYLGKLVEYMDTISLFTQPKQKATEDYITGRFG, encoded by the coding sequence ATGGATTTCAGCAAGGAAACCTTTTCCCTGGAAGTGGAGGACCTTCAGCTCTATTACGGCAAGGACCAGGCCCTGAAGGATATTTCCATGAAGATCCCCAACCGGAGGGTCACCGCATTTATCGGTCCCAGCGGTTGCGGCAAATCCACACTATTGCGCTGTTTCAACCGGATGAACGACCTGATCGACATTTGTCGTGTCGAAGGCAGCATCAGGCTGGACGGACGGAATATTTACGAGCGGACCGTAGACGTGGCTGAGTTGCGTCGCAGGGTGGGGATGGTCTTCCAGAAGCCCAACCCGTTTCCCAAATCCATCTATGAAAATGTGGCCTATGGCTTGCGGTTGCAGGGTGTGAACGACAAGAAGAAGCTGAACGATGTGGTGGAATACGCTCTGCGCGGCGCGGCCCTGTGGGATGAGGTCAAGGACCGCCTCCAGGAAAACGCCTTTGGCCTGTCCGGCGGGCAGCAACAGCGACTGGTTATTGCCCGGGCCGTGGCCATTGAGCCGGAAGTGATTCTCCTGGACGAGCCCTGCTCAGCCCTGGACCCAATTTCCACGGCCAAGGTGGAGGAACTGATTTTCAAGCTCAAGGAGCAGTATACGATCGTCATCGTTACCCACAACATGCAGCAGGCAGCGCGAGTTTCGGACTATACGGCGTATATGTATCTGGGCAAATTGGTGGAATACATGGACACCATCTCCTTGTTTACCCAGCCCAAGCAGAAAGCGACGGAAGACTATATCACCGGACGCTTTGGTTGA
- the pstA gene encoding phosphate ABC transporter permease PstA, producing MKTRQWIKSGSPWIWLTGGMISLSMIMVFGLLALIAVRGLGHFWPSPVVEFEFQATTETEPARILGIPMRSQNVSGYILREGGHQIPEDIELTQRFLIKQGNRDLTGRDFAWYPEPLITEWITPQEAMVIERREWGDFIGFLREVRKDGEVIAEGLAGREDLLPLVDRANELAGAINRIERFQIGGLNLQIERIRLAERGLTRAVDIDPEELRLRMAELQAERDELERQFEVLNAERLELMQQMLRDSLVAESMDGRRLEIPLANVVHVHWPNDMNLIEKISHYVTMIWNFLSGFPREANTEGGIFPAIFGTVLMVILMSIVVTPMGVLAAIYLREYAKQGPLVRLVRICVNNLAGVPSIVFGVFGLAFFIYFVGGNLDRIFYPDALPAPTFGTPGLLWASLTLALLTLPVVIVSTEEGLARIPSTIRHGSLALGATKAETLWRTVIPLSTPAMMTGLILAVARAAGEVAPLMLVGVVKLAPNLPVDGHFPYLHLERKFMHLGFHIYDVGFQSPNVEASRPLVYATALVLVLIIITLNLTAITIRNYLREKYRSESD from the coding sequence ATGAAAACACGCCAATGGATCAAGAGCGGCTCTCCCTGGATCTGGCTGACCGGGGGAATGATCAGCCTGAGCATGATCATGGTATTTGGCCTTCTGGCCTTGATCGCGGTACGCGGGTTGGGACATTTCTGGCCATCACCCGTGGTGGAATTCGAATTCCAGGCAACAACCGAGACAGAGCCGGCTCGCATTTTGGGAATCCCGATGCGATCTCAAAATGTTTCCGGTTATATCCTGCGCGAGGGAGGTCATCAGATCCCCGAGGACATTGAACTGACCCAGCGTTTCTTGATCAAGCAAGGCAACCGAGATCTGACCGGCCGTGACTTCGCATGGTATCCCGAGCCATTGATAACCGAATGGATCACACCACAGGAGGCCATGGTCATTGAACGCCGCGAGTGGGGTGATTTCATCGGTTTTTTACGCGAGGTCAGGAAAGATGGAGAGGTCATTGCCGAGGGGTTGGCCGGCAGGGAAGATCTTTTGCCCCTGGTGGACAGGGCCAACGAACTGGCCGGGGCCATTAACCGCATCGAACGATTCCAGATCGGTGGGCTGAATTTGCAGATCGAACGGATTCGTCTGGCCGAACGCGGTTTGACCAGAGCCGTGGATATCGACCCGGAGGAGCTGCGTCTTCGCATGGCGGAGCTTCAGGCGGAACGGGATGAACTGGAACGCCAGTTTGAGGTGCTCAATGCCGAGCGGCTGGAATTGATGCAGCAAATGCTTCGGGACTCCCTGGTGGCAGAGTCCATGGACGGACGTCGATTGGAAATTCCTTTGGCCAACGTGGTTCATGTGCACTGGCCCAATGACATGAATTTGATTGAAAAAATCAGCCACTATGTGACCATGATCTGGAATTTCCTGAGCGGATTCCCCAGGGAGGCGAATACCGAAGGGGGAATCTTTCCGGCCATTTTCGGTACGGTGTTGATGGTTATTTTGATGTCCATCGTGGTTACCCCCATGGGGGTGTTGGCGGCCATCTATCTGCGGGAGTACGCCAAACAGGGGCCATTGGTCAGGCTGGTGCGTATTTGCGTGAACAACCTGGCCGGGGTGCCCTCCATTGTCTTTGGTGTGTTCGGCTTGGCCTTTTTCATCTACTTCGTGGGTGGCAATCTGGACCGGATATTCTATCCGGACGCCCTGCCCGCACCGACCTTCGGCACCCCCGGGCTTCTCTGGGCCTCGTTGACCCTGGCCCTGCTGACCCTGCCCGTGGTTATCGTGTCCACGGAGGAAGGGTTGGCCCGGATTCCCAGCACCATCCGTCATGGCTCTTTGGCTCTGGGCGCAACCAAGGCCGAGACGCTCTGGCGGACGGTCATTCCCCTGTCCACCCCGGCGATGATGACCGGGTTGATCCTGGCCGTGGCCCGGGCCGCCGGGGAGGTGGCACCACTGATGCTGGTGGGTGTTGTCAAATTGGCCCCGAACCTGCCGGTGGACGGACATTTCCCGTATCTGCACCTGGAGCGCAAGTTCATGCATCTGGGCTTCCACATCTATGACGTGGGCTTTCAGAGCCCGAATGTTGAGGCCTCCAGACCACTAGTTTATGCTACGGCCCTGGTCCTGGTGCTGATCATCATCACCCTGAATTTGACCGCGATCACCATCCGAAATTACTTGCGAGAGAAATACCGCAGCGAAAGCGATTAG